The genomic segment GGCTTCGGGGTTGTAGCGAATGCCATCACGGGGACTAAATTCATGGGGCACCAGCATGGCGGCATATCGTGCCAGTTCCCCAGCCTGCCAATCTAGCATTACAGGTAACCAGGGATAGTAGACATCCAACCGCACAAACCATAGCCGGACTTCTGGAATCTCAGGTAACTCTCTTGGATCTTGAGGATCACAAGGATAACGAATATCAAAGCTAAGCTGTTGCTCGATCGTAGCGATCGTGCCACTAGCCAACAGTGGTTCCAATGCATTCTGGACGGGTGAAATGTCTAAACAGTTCAACTGGTC from the Cyanobacteriota bacterium genome contains:
- a CDS encoding CRR6 family NdhI maturation factor; its protein translation is MPLKIALTADQLNCLDISPVQNALEPLLASGTIATIEQQLSFDIRYPCDPQDPRELPEIPEVRLWFVRLDVYYPWLPVMLDWQAGELARYAAMLVPHEFSPRDGIRYNPEALELFVMHKVFVIQNWLQQQGMEYRSRVKAMAQLLGYELEDALFDLLES